Part of the Chelmon rostratus isolate fCheRos1 chromosome 10, fCheRos1.pri, whole genome shotgun sequence genome is shown below.
AGGGAGTAACTGACTGATTTTTCTATTGTACAGTATGAAACTGTCACACTTTgaaaactgacacacagtgtgcagattgatttttcagattttaacgCTTCACAGCCATCATTTAGAAGAGGCAGCAAATGGAAGATTTCTGTGACATGCACTGACTTAAAAATCAATATTGCCATGTAATATTGCTGCAGCCCTACAAACACACTACCCTGCGCTGTGGAGGTTGATGTGAGCCACTGCTCACCCCCACCCTCGCCCGTGGCAGGGTACAATGGGATTTACTCCACCCATAATTATCTCCCTCCTATTTACGCTTTCATTCTGCCcatcatttttaatatgtgcTTGCATCTGTTTTCCCAAACATATACCAGACGGAGGACTATTCTTGACGAGCTTAAATCACTCACCAATTACTGTTTACAAGTTTACAgttgttttgctttcatgtatttcctttgttttaatttaCACTAAGATTTGTTTTACTTAAAATGAGGTCTAACCTAGAAAGTGGATAATGCCACAGACTGTCTCTGACCAAGACCACAGCTCTGTGTCAGCTCAGCCCCCGTTCTCATGGAAATTCCCCTCACAAAAACACTATTTAACTGCACCGTTAAAAAGCAGGCCTTACACTGTAAAAGAACCTTAATAAAGCTTCAACAGAGAGATTTCCATCCCCGTCTGGAAATATCCAGACATACAAAGTATCCTCAGAGGTGTTGGGACGGTAAGAGGAAGCAGGGGAACACTGTTGTTCTCAGGTTATACTCTGCAGGAGACGGGTCGGAGTTTGAACTCAACAAGATGCTTCTGGAGTCTGAAGAAAAAAGATGATGGGTCCTCTTACAActtattctctcttttcttctctcccttccctctttcattctctctttcattGTGTCCGTCTGTTTCCCTCCTATTGTGCGCCACAGCGTATAGTCACAGGGAGACAGTGGGCCTTTGTCCTTTGGGTGAGGCTGGGAGGGAGCAGGCTGGGTGAGGTGGGGTAGAGGAGGGGGATACATGGAGATAAGTCAGGGGGCGGGGGGGGTGTAGATTTGGGAGGTGGAGAGgctgggaggagggaggggtgtgtCTGGTGTCAGACGGGGTAATGATGGCAGACAAAGTGGTGGGGGGTGCAGCAGGGAGGTATGTCAGCAGTGGGGTTAATGGGACCTTTGGGAGAGTCAGGCTCATGAGTTGAGAATGTACTTAGCACGTCAGCTACCAACTGCAGTGTCGGATGGAGCCCCTCTGTTCTAAAATGAGGCCTGTATCCGTCTATGCATCTGGTTTTGAAACAGCTCTTAAATGTAGCCATAATAGTAACGAGGTTTGGCTGAGCTCTGCGCTCTTTTCAGCTGTGAAaccaccacctgctcctccatACAGCATTAACACAGTCTAGCTTGGGACGACAGCAACTCTGTATAAATCCGCACGATTCAGTGGGCAGCGGTCCTCACCTCACACCTCCAACAACACCATCGCACCATGAGGTGTTCTGACAAATACCGCTGTAAAATATATCCAGAGTCCCTCTCTGCATTAATCCAGCTTGGTTCAGTAAGTCAACACATCTACAGCCTTAACTTCACTGTGCTTTATCGGTTTGGACCTGCTAATCCTGAAACCCCGAGTGCTCAGCTGTCCCATACATCACCACACATGACACTAAATCCTCAGTTTGGGAGGAAGCCGGCCTCCCAACACCTGTCCTATTCCGATGCTTTACAACTCAGCTGCTGGCTTTACTTCAGACCAGCACCGTAAAATACAACCTGTGGACctggagtggaggaggagcggTCTGTGGAGTTTCAGAGTGTAGACAGcgaggatgaggatgagatGCAGGCGGATGAAGGAGGTGGAACGAGAGAAATTGCAGTAGCAGGAAAAGGCAGAGTGGATTTGGTAAACAAGAGGTCACAAAGTAAAATTAAGacacagacagtttgttttgGCCTTggcatcagtgtttgtttctcgAAATAAATTCACTTAACAGAGCTCGAGGTCAtagacacagtcacacaaacagcGGTCTACCTAGACGCCGAGAtctgggacacagagagacCATGTGACAAGCACTCCGAATTACTCCCCATTTaaacaaatcatttcatttctctgtgcacgtgcgcacacacagacactgtgttgttttgaagCACGGCTCAGGAGGTTTTTAGACTGGATTATCCTCAGGGTGCATGGGCTCAGTGATCACTAAAACCTCTCAGTATTGATCTGCCATTGGAGCGCCCACCGCAGTCTCTGCCCTTGAAAGCATCTCAGatctctgagaaaaaaaaagcatttaggTCAAGGTCTTCTGACCACTGAGAGAATAAAAGttttttcactgcagtcacttCGCCCCACAGCGGGAGCAGTGAGTGTGATCTCAGTCGATGTATACTGATGGTGGTTTAGATGAAGGAAAATATGAGCAAAATGTAAccacatttccaaacaaacaggagagcCTGTTAAAGCTCAAGGTGCCACACTGCTGCCCGCAGCCAAGCGGGTCATTTTCTCCCTACTGGCAAGCCAGAAATGTTGCAGGGGTGTTTCACAGTTACATAAGTTGCACTTTGCTGAGATCTATTGGTTTAGAACACTTAGACAATCCACCCATGATGGAGACAGATATTCAGACCCATTGTTTTAACCCAAATATATCTTTTTTTAGCCAACTAACAACTAACTCTTGAAATAATACTTCTGTTGCATAAGTGCAAAGGGTGGAGGGCCGGAGTGGAAACTCCACAGCACCACTCACTTTATTTATGTGGAAAATCACATTTAGGGAGAGCAGAAGAACAAGCCCTCTGGAGGCCTGAAAACATGCACTCTCAGTGATGTGCTTCAGATGGACAGGGCGACGTGTTAAATGCTGAAAGCAGTTTACAGCAGTGGCATCAGTTCTAAAGCCAGGATAGGAATGATaagagggaagagaaggagcaTAAGGGAAAACTAGTCAGAGTATACTGTTTTTTAGGGTTTGGTTACTATTAAAGCCTGCATACACATGAGTCTCGACAGGGTGTGACAGTGGACCACTTGTCTACAGCATGAGTTttccatgcattttttttttctgaaatagGAAGTCTTGTGTAGCTTaagtttttgtctttgtgtcctctctctctctgcagttgaTGGGATCCTTTGTCCTGGCTGTGGGACTTTGGCTGCGTTTTGACCCAGAAACTGTGTCTCTGCTCAACGGCGATAAGGCCCCAGACACTTTCTTCATTGGTGAGCACACCTCAGCGAACCGCCGCAGCAAATGTACACACAGGGAACTTGTTGCAATATGCCATATCACGCCCCAACACAAGGCTGCTGAGTCAATACATGTGTTGAACAAATCACCACGGTTTTCATTTGGAACTTGTTGAAGCCGTTGTTGTTTAGGGAAATtgtattttgcatgtttatgtttttggcttttctttaTGTTGCTGAGAAACCGCTCTAAATGGGTGAAGGAAAGATCAGCTGCTTCCCTGTGAAGTATCAGAAATTAGACTTTTATGACGAGTGGTAATTAagaatggaaaatggaaatatgcCACATTCTCCTCAATTTTGCTGAAATTTTCTGTTCAAGTCAAATCATGAAATTCGTCTGTAGAAAGTGGCATCTATTATGATAATGTAATTTTTAGATAATGCACACAGACATATCAAAATCACGTTACTCTCATCTCAGTCGGAAGAGGGTCTTTAAAATGGTTTATTTACTTGTTTCAGTGCAACTCCCTTTGCCTGGAAATAGATGTCTGTCTCTATGTCAGAGTGGTTATTCCTACCACAGGTTTCCCtccatgcacatacacacaaatacacactccgCAAATGTGTATaaaagcccacacacacacagaaagtgggTGTGAGGgaaaagtcagtcagtcagtgtttctctgtatgtgtgagtaTCATACCACGATTGCCACACCGACAAACGCCCAAATTTGattgcatctttttttattattgtggaTGTCCGTGCTTCGTTCACACCGGAGATGAGCGGGAATAACAGGAAATGGCTGCTGTGCATGAAGCATAAATGCACGAGGGAAACTACGGGACCACTAACCACCTTTCAGTCAGTCACCCTGCCCagatggaaagacagacagaggcagggggGGGTGGACACTGAGTGTGGGGACAGTTAAAAAGGCGTATGGAAGAGGACAATCATAGAAACAGATGGGATCCATGGCAAAGATTCGAAGGAAAAACAAGATGTGAtgtcaaatgaaatgacagtgCAGAAGGGGAAacgggaggaaggagaggaggtgtTTAGCTGTCCCATTTAGGACTgccttcctcctgctctttgcCCTCAGCAATCAGTGTGATACTTATGATAATGTCAGTTATTCTGACAGTCTCCAGACTAAACTATTCTCCTCCGGCTATTTTATTTGCTTCTCTGACGCCAGTTTAGGACCTAGTGTAAGGTTGTGTAATAGTTAATAAGTGTTGCAGAGAGTTACTTTCTTACAAAAGCCCATAATACCGTAAAGGTATTTCATCACTTCTTCCTGGgcttgtaagtgtgtgtgtgtgtgtgtgtgtgtgtgtgtgtgtgtgtgtgtgtgtgtgtgtgtgtgtgtgtgtgtaaattacTCGGATGTCCATGTGGAGTTGGGTGGCTGCTGTCGGGTCCCCTGAGAGTCTTGTGCTACACATGGTTTTGACAGTGAGAGCGCTGTCCCTGCAGACGCAGCTGAGAGCGCTCAACAGTTGCTGTGCCTCGCTCCCGTGGCGTCAAGCCCACACAAaacatctcttttcttttcactttgaaatgaCGTGTTGTAAGAGAATGAGAAGACTCCAGACTAAgagcaaaatggaaaaacaatctAGTGTTGATCAGCATGGCAACTGACCATTTGACACCTCAGGCTGCCACCTAAACTCTCCTTccaaacaacagaagaaatggCACGTCAAACTCAATTATTGTATCACACCAAGTCGTTGATGAActgccttcctctctcattCCCACCTGAGCCCACATCACCTGGGGGTTGATGTGTCCTCCCTCACCCCGTCCTCTGCGGAGCTGTCGCCAAGCAACAGACACCACCTGTACGAGTGCACTGGTGGAACCAATCTGTTGTTGAACTCCTTCCTGCAGATCCATGCCATGATATACCTCCCTTAAAGGGAGATCAGGGCCTCTAAGAGGACATGAGGCATCCCTATTAGAGCTCTCCCTGAATTAGGCTCCTGCCGACGAGGGTATTTGAAAGGAATCTTTTATGAGGCTGGAAGGCACAATAAAAGTGTGTCCACTCTGAAAAAAGGATCAGACAAAGCAGCGATCACTTTGCTGACATTTGCTCAGCTGACCACAGAAATAGTGCAGTCTGAAATGTTAAGGCCACCGTCTGAGCTCTGCTTGGCAGCTGAGATTATGACCGTTTCAATTACAATCCTAATTCCatgtcgccccctgctggtgacTCCGTACATTTAAATTGTGAGACGAACAAGCTGGGATAAGAGTACCATGTCTACTGAGGTGTACTTAGGAATCAAACCACAGAGGCAGAATGAACACACCTTTTTAGGCTGATCTGTCTCACTTACGTGGATGAATGAAACTGTATGTCAGAGTAAAAGGCATTCTGATGGTTGTTTGCATCACTGCATGTAACCTTTTTCCCTGTTCCTCCAGGTGTATACATCCTGATCGGAGCTGGCAGTCTGGTGATGTTGGTTGGTTTCTTtggctgctgtggagctgttCGGGAATCTCAGTGCCTGCTGGGTTCAGTGAGTACAAACGCGTAAAAACTGAACcgaaatgctttttttaaaacaaaattgcTAATTGTAATCTGTGGATTTTTCAGTTCTTTGCCTGTCTGTTGATCATCTTTGGTGCTGAGGTGGCAGCAGGGGTGTTTGGATTTTTGAACAAAGACAAGGTACATTTATTATATCACACCTAGACTGTCGCAACAAGTGCGATGAATCCCAGTGGCGCCATGTCATTCGCTtgtcctctctcacacagattATCGAAGACGTTCAGAACTTCTACACAACAACctacaatgaaaacagtaaCAGTACACTGATCATTTCATACCAGAAAGTcgtaagtaaaaataaataaataaattataacTTTCTGCAGGAAAATTAATCATTGCTTCCGTCATGTAACATTTTTCTTCCCACTTCCAGCTGAACTGTTGCGGAACCATAGCGAACCCTTGCACTGAACCCAAACCAGATACCAAGGTAGGATCTGTCGCCAGGTCCGGACTATCTGGTGGAAATtaacttcttcctcttttttgtctAATGAATGAGTAATTGTGCTGTGCAAATCACCATGGTTCACTCTTATCTTGTGTGTGCAGGACTGTGAAACAGGCATCAAGGACTTCTTCAACAGCAAACTCTACATCATTGGTTACGTGGGCATCGGCATCGCTGGAGTCATGGTGAGTCAGGCTCTGagaagagctgaaaacacagaaatatgcaCTTTTTtgagtgattttattttattaaaagaaTGTTTTCCTCTCTACAGATCATTGGGATGATCTTCAGTATGGTGCTCTGTTGTGCCATTCGTAACAGCAGGGAGGTCATCTAAGCTGAATCCCTGATCTCTACCCCTCTCCACTCCCGTACCCAGCCCCAAAAGACTGTACAGCCTTCAGATCAAATGTCAACCTCTGTCCGTCATTCATCCAGGGACCCAGGACACAGGCCTTGCTCAAAAGTTCCTTTCCACTATGGTGCTCAATCTAGCTCACCTGGCCTGATCTTCCACTATTCCCCTTGTCACAAGCAACATCTGCAAAGTCTACCATTCATGAGATTCTGATAAGACCTAGAACATTCAGAAATGCAGTGGGCACTGTATAATTTCTGATGCTGACCTGACAATCTgtcaaatagttttttttttctcacagccATTTGGTCACCACTATAAATTTTAACCCACATACTGTCACAGTAGTGTCAGTGCTTTTTCACACAGCCTTGACACTGACCCCTTGGCTGTGGGAAACTTTAGCCAGAGAGAGCAATCTGAGGTGAAAGCAGCTGAGTTTGCTtatctgcgcacacacacacacacacacatgaacacgcacagacacacaagcacagcaatGTTGTGTTACGTGAGACCGCAGCCTTAAAAAAGACTGTCTGGAATCTCATAGGGAATCCTGATCCTGAATCCTTGAATCAGAGCAGGGTCTCAAGAGAGGAAACGGCTGATGAACGCTTCGAGGATGGTGCGGCACTCCTCCTCGCACACTGCAGCATAAACTGTACACTTACCGCAGATTGCTCTCTACTAAAAAAGTCTATATGGTTCATCATTTTGGGGAATATGCTCAGACGAAGACTGGCAGCACTCCCTTGTCTGCACTGTAGATATGGAGCTACAGCCAACAACCaatgcttagcttagcacaaaaactggaaacatggagaaacagttagcctggctctgttcacaGGAGAGATCGATTTTATAACCTCCAGACCTTTCTggatggattttgttacctttggatgGAGCTAGGGTAGCTCTTTCACCTGTCtctggtctttatgctaagctaagctaaccagctgctggctgtagcttcatatttacctcACAGACACGAGAGCGGCATCgaccttctcatctaaccccggcaagaaagtgaataaaggtgtatttcccaaaatactattcctttaaacaacCATACCAGTGCTTTGCACGTTTTAGTCCGTGTGCAACAAATCACGCACACTTGCGATTTTACAAACAATGCCGGTGTTGATAGAAATGCTAACTGTGGTGGATTACACAACTGAAGCACACTTCAGTTCAGAGAAAAGGTGCCCGGAGCGGTAGGAAAAGCGCATCCGAACATCTACACCCTGCATTTGAAAATGGTCAACAAAATTTGGTTCTTGTGTAAACTGTGCATGATTTGTTAGCTGAAGTACAAACCAGATTCCCTCTTTGTCTCAAGGGAAAGGCTCCTTGTCTGCTTTCAGGTGACATAAATACCACTTCCTACAATTTCTTTGTAATATATATGCTGTGTTACGTAACAGTACCCTCGAGTGTCCGTTGACTCCATGTCGAGAAGATCATGTGGACGTGTTTACCATCTAAACATATACCAGCCGCTCAACTGAGAGTAGGCACTGGGGCTGTAACCAATTTATCAAGCTTGTGCTTTGATCTCTTCCCACttccatcttttttccccctctgtgcCTTAAAAGTACACCACCCACAACTAAAGCAAAACTGAGAATCCACCCCTGTATCCCTCTCACCCCGTCAACCTCAGCAGATAAGGGGTTGCAAAGATGCGCCCGACTTGGACCCACTTCCATTCCTCCAGGTTAAACCAGGCCACTGTTTATTCTGCAGGGTTTATTCCAAGAGTCAGGACTCCGctttgtaaatatgtgtgacttttcttttcttctattTGTACATTATTTGTGGCTGATGTGATACTATTTAACATGCTGTGTGTAGACAGAGGCTTCCAGTAGTTGTACAGTGTTGTAGTCATGACAGTGGTTGCGATAGTCAAAGCAAACCCACACAACCGAAAGCAGCTTCTTAACGTGCCTTTCTTTGATGAGCTATTTTTGAACAATGTGCTGTCTGAACGTAGCAAAAGATCGTAGCAAAAGTGTACATACGTTTGTAGAGCCGGACTGCAATTAATTGTCACACACATTTGACGGGTAGCACATGTGGACTTGCCGTtattgttttgatgtgttttaaagtgtCGCACTCGACTGTGTCGTCTCTGCCAAGAGAGCAGTGATGTGAGCAACAATTTCTCTGCCAACTCTTTCAAAAAGCCTCTTggtactaaaaaaaaaaaaaattgttctGAGGACTAAAACAACGATCTTACTGTTTATTATGTCCAAATGATCAAGCTATGTTGGAAAACAAGCCCAGGTCAATATGGCTTTCActatttttgacatttcagtgtATGAGACACAGGTGAGGAGCCAGCAGAGGCTTACGAACCCGTTCAGGCTGTTTAGATGCCAGTAGGCTGTGTTTAATCTGAGGAGTGAGGCCACACAACAGAGTCAGACTGTCATTTCAGAGGCTCTGGTGAGTTAAATTAGGATGAACCAGCAGCAGTTTAGTGCAACTCAATCcacaaaagctgctgctgtcttcctcATTTCTGTTCGTTTGGGCAGATCTGGAGATGTGGAGTACTGTGCACGTAAAAAGACACTGTGCACACAGTCGAGCCTTTCGTAGTTGATTGtgtgttaatttattttaataccATTCCAGGCTTCTCAGGAAGATAGGTGTTTGAAGTTTAATAAAGCTTTTTGAAGTTTTACTGTTTCCTGTGCCGTATTTCATCACATCCTCTGCTATTATTAGTTTAAAGGTATTTCCCATTATACTACATATACTCTCTTGGCATAAAATACATCTCTTGATTGTGATATCAGTGTCAGTCTCCACCATTAAGCACACAGGCTTAGTCACATACTCAGCTTGCTGCATGGTTTCAGGCCCTGAAAATATACCCGGAAATTCACACACTTCCAAGTCCTCTCCACCACTGCAATGCAACCTCCACGCCAGGTAATTTATACAGGCTGATACTTTGGGCAGATCTTATGTGAAAACAGGATATGCAGTGTTgaaattcagacaaaaaaaaatgttttccccCTTTAATGAGGTTAAAAATTCTTTGTTTATAACAGAAGCTAGAGTAATCCCCTCAGCACCCACcaatcacatttaaatatatagTAATTTCCAAATATAGCAGCATATGCTTCAGTTGTAGGTATAAATTTAGAGGGAATCAGGTGACCCACAGGAAAGCCAGTACTAATGGGCTGTAATGCATGAATATACAGAATGAGGAAGTGTGCCAGAGATGTGAGAATGAGTTATATTTAAGCAAAGCATGACCTGAATGTAGCTTGTGAAGAGTATAAATTACCCATGGAGCCGTTTAAGACGATTGTGTTGTCGGAACACATTCAAACTGACACACTTACTTCATTGTGAAGTGATTTCTTTTACATTTCTCCCCAGCTGATAGTATCTGATATATCCCCAGCGATGAAGTAGGCTTCCAGGTTTAGTTGTAGGAGTTTCACGTCAGAGTTTCATCTTTCAGCATTTGATCTCACAGGACAGCTGAAGTTTAGCTGAGGGGACAGTTATGCACACGATGCGGCAGAGGCTTCAGGACTACCCAGGCTAGAGTTACCCCAACACTGCAGCATGAGCACTTTTACTGCCACAAACGAGTTCATGCCAGTGATGCATGTGTAGAGGATTAAAGTAACGCCTTATTAACTTGCATCAGAGAAGGTATTATACTGTCAACAGTCAACCTGCTGCCATTTCTTACAGCCTTACCTGAGAATACATGACAGAATGAGCTCAGCCTTTGTTTATTGCATAGTATGGTTTACAGTCAAACACCA
Proteins encoded:
- the LOC121612359 gene encoding CD9 antigen-like: MGKVEGGMKCVKYLLFVFNFIFWLMGSFVLAVGLWLRFDPETVSLLNGDKAPDTFFIGVYILIGAGSLVMLVGFFGCCGAVRESQCLLGSFFACLLIIFGAEVAAGVFGFLNKDKIIEDVQNFYTTTYNENSNSTLIISYQKVLNCCGTIANPCTEPKPDTKDCETGIKDFFNSKLYIIGYVGIGIAGVMIIGMIFSMVLCCAIRNSREVI